A genomic stretch from Gemmatimonadaceae bacterium includes:
- a CDS encoding thioredoxin family protein produces MKSSLWAVLAMPLLFVTPRISAAMPIPTRCVVQADSGLLQLHAGGQTFADFLAAAKARREGWLQMRDSARVDESLLARARAVGGTWHLLVIAVDRCGDSMNSVPYLAKLAEQVPGLDLRIVLPDQGRAVQESHRSLDGRAATPTIVLLDATGRDVGCIVELPREIRDWAHGVRRAVSSDSLHAGIRGFYANDRGKGVTTEAVEMMEAAKSGARVCHTGSAT; encoded by the coding sequence ATGAAATCCTCTCTGTGGGCCGTCCTGGCCATGCCGCTACTGTTTGTGACACCCCGGATCAGCGCCGCGATGCCGATCCCCACCCGATGCGTTGTCCAAGCCGACAGCGGGCTGCTGCAACTGCACGCCGGCGGCCAGACCTTTGCCGACTTTCTGGCGGCCGCAAAGGCGAGGCGCGAGGGATGGTTGCAGATGCGCGATAGTGCACGGGTGGATGAGTCGCTGCTGGCGCGCGCACGGGCGGTGGGGGGCACGTGGCATCTCCTGGTCATCGCGGTCGACCGATGCGGCGACTCGATGAATTCCGTGCCGTACCTCGCGAAGTTGGCGGAACAAGTGCCGGGCCTGGATCTCCGGATCGTCTTGCCTGATCAGGGACGCGCGGTGCAGGAGTCCCACCGATCGCTCGATGGGCGGGCCGCCACACCCACCATTGTGCTGCTGGATGCCACCGGGCGTGACGTCGGATGCATTGTCGAATTGCCGCGCGAGATTCGTGATTGGGCGCACGGCGTGCGCCGTGCGGTCAGTAGCGATTCGCTGCATGCCGGCATCCGCGGGTTCTACGCGAATGACCGTGGGAAAGGTGTCACCACCGAGGCGGTGGAGATGATGGAAGCGGCGAAATCGGGCGCCCGGGTGTGTCACACGGGATCCGCGACGTAG
- a CDS encoding HD domain-containing protein, with product MEILRDPLWNNVRLDPLALALLDTAVVQRLRYVRQLGLAYLVYPGATHSRFEHAVGAYHLAGVALRLLEEQGALGGFDPRDVAVVRAAALLHDVGHYPFSHALEEIGVTHHEEIAKPLLMDGPVADVLVRALGADAPAKVYALISGGSDSPLQGLISGSVDLDKIEYLKRDGTMCGVPYGEIDVDRLLNSLVLVVHPEHGRRAVGVHEKGLSALESLLFAKYQMYRNVYWHHAVRSATAMYKRLVAVSLEAGIVSASFVARCTDEELLVHLDTPALPAEARAQLHGLRVRRLHKRAYEQPAATLGEDVGEWIASDYALTRRVEDALARELGMPLGALLLDYPTKTQMLGLELPMLRRNGRVELLTASGWEGAMNLPRLSDEFYRSARRLRVFTANRAPVPAERVLQVLQQDASSVRERLDRGAALLA from the coding sequence ATGGAGATCCTCCGCGACCCGCTCTGGAACAACGTCCGCCTCGATCCGCTGGCCCTGGCACTGCTCGATACGGCGGTCGTCCAGCGGTTGCGCTATGTGCGTCAGTTGGGGCTGGCCTACCTCGTCTACCCGGGTGCCACGCACTCGCGCTTCGAGCATGCGGTCGGTGCCTATCATCTGGCCGGCGTGGCGCTGCGCTTGCTCGAGGAGCAGGGCGCGCTCGGTGGCTTCGACCCGCGAGACGTCGCGGTCGTTCGCGCCGCCGCCCTGCTGCATGATGTCGGACATTACCCATTCTCCCATGCGCTCGAGGAGATCGGCGTCACCCATCACGAGGAAATCGCCAAGCCGCTGTTGATGGATGGACCGGTCGCCGACGTCCTGGTGCGCGCCTTAGGTGCGGATGCCCCGGCAAAGGTGTACGCGCTGATCAGCGGCGGTAGCGACAGTCCCCTGCAGGGTCTCATCTCGGGGTCCGTCGATCTCGACAAGATCGAATACCTCAAGCGCGACGGCACCATGTGCGGCGTACCGTACGGCGAAATTGACGTGGACCGCCTCCTCAATTCGCTCGTGCTCGTCGTTCACCCGGAGCATGGCCGACGCGCGGTCGGTGTGCATGAGAAGGGGCTGTCCGCGCTCGAATCGCTGCTGTTCGCCAAGTACCAGATGTATCGCAATGTCTACTGGCATCACGCCGTGCGCAGTGCCACCGCGATGTACAAGCGACTCGTCGCTGTCAGCCTCGAAGCCGGCATTGTGTCGGCCTCGTTCGTGGCCCGCTGCACCGACGAGGAACTGTTGGTGCATCTCGACACGCCGGCCCTGCCAGCCGAAGCACGAGCGCAGTTGCACGGGCTGCGAGTGCGACGGTTGCACAAACGCGCCTATGAGCAGCCGGCCGCCACGCTGGGGGAAGATGTCGGCGAGTGGATTGCCTCCGACTACGCGCTGACGCGCCGTGTCGAGGATGCACTGGCGCGGGAGTTGGGTATGCCACTCGGCGCCCTGCTGCTGGACTATCCCACGAAGACGCAGATGCTGGGTCTGGAACTGCCGATGCTTCGCCGCAACGGTCGTGTCGAGTTACTGACCGCGTCGGGCTGGGAAGGCGCGATGAACCTGCCCCGCTTGAGCGACGAGTTCTATCGCAGTGCGAGACGATTGCGCGTGTTTACCGCCAATCGCGCACCGGTCCCGGCCGAGCGTGTGCTGCAGGTGCTGCAACAGGACGCCAGCTCCGTGCGTGAGCGGCTCGATCGAGGCGCGGCCCTGCTGGCGTAG
- a CDS encoding TonB-dependent receptor: MHIISFFRRFTSALGLILLATASAGAQSVDIIRGRVLGPDAMAVPSVLVTATTLTGNVSRTARTDKNGRYQISFPGGEGNYWVTFTALGFTPRRYQVLRTADQEILIADARMSPATVTLEGVRVTEQAIASRSDTISDVSGTEKAVTADPGFLTAEQMGDLAAMAASIPGVQLLLGADGAADAFSVFGLGGDQNNTQLNGLNFGDASVPRDANVRTSLSTSPYDVARGGFSGGQLQVRTSSGSNFRNRSLSSNLIAPPMQWVDKAGLATSQQYTNLSVGGSASGPIKQDQAFYNSSFQYDRRMQDLQTLLNSDDLGFQTVGVSADSVNRLLSILNAQNAPFNVAEYSSQRIQDRGSFLGSFDFVQPNSTRGNTFTATLSGNLNRTSPVGGGQTALFTPSRDGTRSSYGGSSQLRHSGQVGLFGLFTETTLGYNLSQNTAEPFVNLPAGSVRVNSSLDDGSASVRSLSFAGSTNLNTASQNASLAGNNTLSWFSSDNRHRVKLTSELRRDSYWQDFTQNQLGTFTFNSLADLEANVPASFTRQLSPRRRSGSQMVAAVSLGDAWRPHNDVQVQYGLRVDGNRYLSGPELNPTVQSAFGLDNSAIPNKLYVSPRLGFSWTYGQADQLTLLPGMARAPRAVVRGGFGVFQNTPGLQLIQGAVDNTGLPTGLQSLTCLGIASPIPDWSQYAANVGSIPLTCADGTNGTVFSNSAPNVTLFSPGYLAQRSLRSNLQWSGAILKNRLSATVDATWSRNQNQPGSIDINFPGVQQFALLNEGNRPIYVPATSIVPTTGVIAWRGSRLVEAYGRVSEQRSDLQSESRQLTFSVRPISFSSRWGWSLSYVLADVREQFNGFSSTIGDPRARAWSPGQNFSRQQIQYQLSYNWLNTMRISWSGGLRSGVLYSPLVQGDLNGDSFGNDRAFIYNPATAADPVLAAGMQTLLATGTREATACLRSQLGKLAQRNSCEGPWTMSGNLSMSFNSLRIGLPQRATLSVQIANPLGGIDRLLHGEDKIKGWGMSINPDQSLLYVRGFDAATGSFKYEVNERFGSTRPSQNAIRTPTSITALLRFDIGPTRESQQLIQQLDRGRTRPGNKPSLQQLRGTANVGIINPMQQLLQQADSLKLTRRQADSIATLNYRYVLKSDSIWNPVARFLADLPDRYDHGAAYDKYRHAREQTVDLLIKVAPDLRKLITAAQYRLLPTQLAGFMDKRTLIGIRSGTAGSGGGGGFGGGGGGGGGGRGGGGGGGRGG, encoded by the coding sequence GTGCATATTATCTCCTTCTTTCGCCGCTTCACGTCGGCCCTCGGATTGATCCTGCTTGCGACGGCTTCGGCCGGTGCGCAATCGGTCGATATCATCCGAGGGCGTGTGCTCGGTCCGGACGCGATGGCGGTACCCAGTGTGCTGGTCACCGCGACCACTCTCACCGGCAATGTCAGTCGCACCGCGCGCACGGACAAGAACGGTCGCTATCAGATTTCGTTTCCTGGTGGTGAAGGCAACTACTGGGTGACGTTTACGGCCCTCGGGTTCACCCCGCGTCGCTATCAGGTGCTGCGCACGGCTGATCAGGAAATCCTGATCGCCGATGCACGCATGAGCCCGGCCACCGTCACGCTGGAAGGGGTGCGGGTCACGGAACAGGCGATTGCGTCGCGCAGCGACACCATTTCCGATGTCAGCGGGACGGAGAAGGCGGTGACCGCCGATCCCGGGTTCCTGACGGCCGAGCAGATGGGTGATCTGGCCGCCATGGCGGCGTCGATTCCCGGCGTGCAGTTACTGCTGGGCGCCGACGGTGCGGCTGACGCGTTTTCCGTGTTTGGTCTGGGCGGTGACCAGAACAATACGCAGCTCAACGGATTGAATTTCGGTGACGCCAGTGTGCCGCGCGATGCCAACGTGCGCACGTCGCTGTCCACGTCACCCTATGATGTTGCTCGCGGTGGGTTTTCCGGAGGGCAGCTGCAGGTGCGCACCAGTTCCGGATCGAATTTCCGGAATCGCTCGCTGAGTTCGAATCTCATCGCGCCGCCCATGCAGTGGGTGGACAAGGCTGGCCTCGCGACGTCGCAGCAATACACGAATCTCTCCGTGGGCGGGTCGGCATCGGGGCCCATCAAGCAGGATCAGGCGTTCTACAACTCGTCGTTCCAGTACGATCGTCGCATGCAGGACCTGCAGACACTGCTGAATAGCGATGACCTCGGATTTCAGACCGTGGGCGTATCGGCCGACTCCGTGAACCGCTTGTTGAGCATCCTCAACGCCCAAAACGCGCCGTTCAATGTGGCCGAGTATTCCTCGCAACGTATTCAGGATCGTGGGTCGTTTCTGGGGAGCTTTGACTTCGTGCAGCCAAACTCGACACGCGGCAATACGTTCACGGCGACGTTGAGCGGCAACCTCAATAGGACGTCGCCCGTGGGCGGCGGCCAGACGGCGCTGTTTACGCCGTCCCGCGACGGCACGCGCTCGTCGTATGGCGGATCGTCCCAGCTGCGGCATAGCGGTCAGGTGGGCCTGTTCGGCCTGTTCACGGAAACCACGCTGGGCTACAACCTGTCGCAGAACACGGCCGAGCCGTTCGTCAACCTGCCGGCGGGTTCGGTGCGCGTCAACTCGTCGCTGGACGACGGGTCTGCATCCGTGCGCTCGTTGTCGTTCGCCGGCAGCACGAATCTCAATACCGCGTCGCAGAACGCGTCGTTGGCCGGCAACAACACGCTGTCCTGGTTCAGTTCGGACAATCGGCACCGGGTGAAGCTGACATCGGAATTGCGTCGTGACAGCTATTGGCAGGACTTCACGCAGAACCAGCTTGGCACGTTCACGTTCAACTCGCTCGCCGATCTCGAAGCCAACGTGCCCGCCTCGTTCACTCGACAGTTGTCGCCGCGTCGCCGCAGTGGCAGCCAGATGGTGGCGGCGGTCTCTCTGGGTGATGCCTGGCGGCCGCACAATGATGTGCAGGTCCAATACGGGCTGCGTGTCGACGGAAATCGCTATCTCAGCGGACCCGAGCTGAATCCCACCGTGCAGAGTGCTTTCGGTTTGGATAACTCGGCCATTCCGAACAAGCTGTATGTAAGCCCGCGCCTGGGCTTCTCCTGGACGTATGGACAAGCGGATCAGTTGACGCTGCTGCCCGGTATGGCGAGAGCGCCTCGCGCCGTGGTGCGCGGTGGATTCGGTGTCTTCCAGAACACACCGGGACTGCAGTTGATTCAGGGTGCCGTCGACAATACGGGATTGCCGACCGGCCTGCAGTCGCTCACGTGTCTGGGCATTGCCTCGCCAATTCCGGACTGGTCGCAATACGCCGCCAATGTGGGGAGCATTCCCCTCACGTGCGCCGATGGGACCAATGGCACGGTGTTCTCAAACAGCGCGCCCAACGTGACGCTGTTCAGTCCCGGATATCTGGCGCAACGTTCGCTGCGATCCAACCTGCAGTGGAGCGGCGCCATCCTGAAGAACCGGTTGTCGGCCACGGTCGACGCGACGTGGTCTCGCAATCAGAACCAGCCCGGGTCCATCGACATCAACTTCCCGGGCGTGCAGCAGTTCGCGCTGCTGAATGAGGGGAATCGCCCCATCTATGTGCCGGCCACATCCATCGTGCCCACCACCGGCGTCATTGCCTGGCGCGGATCGCGACTCGTGGAAGCCTACGGTCGGGTGAGTGAACAACGGTCGGACCTGCAGTCGGAGAGTCGGCAACTCACGTTCAGTGTGCGACCCATTTCGTTCAGCTCGCGGTGGGGATGGAGCCTGTCGTACGTTCTCGCGGACGTGCGCGAGCAGTTCAACGGATTCTCCAGCACCATCGGCGACCCGCGTGCTCGCGCCTGGTCGCCGGGGCAGAACTTCTCGCGGCAGCAGATTCAGTACCAGCTCAGTTACAACTGGCTGAACACGATGCGCATTTCCTGGTCGGGCGGTTTGCGTTCCGGCGTGCTGTATTCGCCGCTGGTGCAGGGCGATCTCAACGGCGACAGCTTTGGCAACGACCGTGCGTTCATCTACAATCCAGCCACGGCCGCTGACCCGGTGTTGGCCGCCGGCATGCAGACGTTGCTGGCCACCGGCACGCGGGAAGCCACGGCCTGCTTGCGGTCTCAGCTGGGTAAACTGGCGCAGCGCAATTCGTGCGAAGGCCCGTGGACGATGAGCGGCAACCTGAGCATGTCCTTCAACTCGCTCCGCATCGGCTTGCCGCAGCGCGCGACGCTGTCGGTGCAGATTGCCAACCCGCTGGGCGGGATTGACCGGCTTCTGCATGGTGAAGACAAGATCAAGGGATGGGGGATGTCCATCAATCCCGATCAGTCCCTGTTGTATGTGCGCGGTTTCGACGCGGCCACGGGTTCGTTCAAGTACGAAGTCAACGAACGGTTCGGGTCCACCCGGCCGTCGCAGAACGCCATCCGCACACCGACATCCATCACCGCACTGTTGCGCTTTGACATCGGTCCCACGCGCGAGAGTCAGCAACTCATCCAGCAGCTTGATCGCGGACGCACACGGCCAGGCAACAAGCCGTCGCTCCAACAGCTGCGGGGCACGGCCAACGTCGGCATCATCAATCCCATGCAGCAGCTGCTGCAGCAGGCCGATTCGCTCAAGCTGACGCGACGCCAGGCGGACAGCATTGCCACGCTGAACTATCGATACGTCCTGAAGTCCGATTCCATCTGGAATCCCGTCGCGCGCTTTCTGGCCGATCTGCCGGACCGCTATGATCACGGCGCGGCGTACGACAAGTACCGGCACGCGCGTGAACAGACCGTCGACCTGCTGATCAAGGTCGCCCCCGACCTGCGCAAGCTGATTACCGCGGCCCAGTATCGCCTGTTGCCAACGCAGCTGGCCGGTTTCATGGACAAGCGCACGCTCATTGGAATTCGGTCGGGGACGGCTGGCAGCGGTGGCGGTGGAGGCTTTGGTGGTGGTGGTGGCGGCGGCGGTGGCGGACGTGGTGGTGGAGGAGGCGGTGGACGTGGGGGCTGA
- the pckA gene encoding phosphoenolpyruvate carboxykinase (ATP), with product MATAVSGSTSATRESAGGLSPQGLNPTGQVHWNLVAPELVEAAIRRGEGVLADMGPFVAVTTPHTGRSPNDKFVVKEASSEADVDWGKVNQPISTTHYETLKADVKQYLNGVGELFVQDLYCGADPATRLSVRYVLPNAWHANFVRNMFIRPVIEELATFAPNFTVYHAPEYQADPARHGTRTGTFIVLNLAERTILIGGTRYAGELKKAMFTVMNYLLPKQGVLSMHCSANIGPAGDTALFFGLSGTGKTTLSADPTRNLIGDDEHGWSSDGTFNFEGGCYAKVINLSAESEPDIYATTQMFGTVLENVVLNQPSRTVDFGEQSITENTRASYPLHYIKNHVPSGRGGHPVNVVFLTADAFGVLPPIAKLTPEQAMYYFLSGYTAKVAGTERGVTEPQATFSACFGAVFLVWHPTKYATMLGELLRAHGAQVWLVNTGWSGGAYGVGKRMKLSYTRAMVRAALDGSLHSAGTMTDPVFGLQLPTSIDGVPSDVLDPRRTWSDGAAYDAQAHQLAEMFRENIKKFGDAVPANILAAGPKG from the coding sequence ATGGCGACAGCGGTCAGTGGCTCCACGTCTGCAACGCGCGAGAGCGCCGGCGGACTTTCCCCGCAGGGACTCAATCCGACGGGTCAGGTTCACTGGAATCTGGTCGCGCCGGAACTGGTTGAAGCCGCCATTCGTCGGGGCGAAGGCGTATTGGCCGACATGGGACCGTTCGTCGCCGTGACCACGCCGCACACCGGTCGCTCCCCGAACGACAAGTTCGTGGTGAAGGAGGCATCGAGCGAGGCCGATGTCGACTGGGGGAAAGTCAATCAGCCGATCTCCACCACGCATTACGAGACGCTCAAAGCCGACGTGAAGCAATATCTCAACGGGGTGGGCGAACTGTTCGTGCAGGATCTGTATTGCGGTGCCGACCCGGCGACGCGTCTGAGTGTGCGCTATGTGCTGCCCAACGCGTGGCACGCGAACTTCGTGCGCAACATGTTCATTCGCCCGGTCATCGAGGAATTGGCGACGTTCGCGCCAAACTTCACCGTGTATCATGCGCCGGAGTATCAGGCCGATCCGGCCCGTCACGGGACCCGCACCGGCACGTTCATCGTGCTGAATCTCGCAGAACGCACGATCCTGATTGGGGGCACTCGCTACGCGGGTGAGCTCAAGAAAGCGATGTTCACCGTGATGAATTACCTGCTACCCAAGCAGGGCGTGCTATCCATGCATTGCTCGGCCAACATCGGACCGGCCGGTGACACGGCGCTGTTCTTCGGCTTGTCCGGCACCGGCAAGACGACCTTGTCCGCTGACCCGACGCGCAACCTGATTGGCGACGACGAACACGGCTGGTCGTCCGACGGCACCTTCAACTTCGAAGGCGGCTGCTACGCCAAGGTGATCAACCTGTCGGCGGAGAGCGAACCGGATATCTATGCCACCACGCAGATGTTCGGGACGGTGCTCGAGAATGTGGTGCTGAACCAGCCGTCACGGACGGTCGACTTCGGCGAACAATCCATCACTGAGAATACCCGCGCCTCGTACCCGCTGCATTACATCAAGAATCACGTGCCGAGCGGACGCGGTGGGCATCCCGTGAACGTCGTGTTTCTCACCGCCGATGCGTTTGGCGTGCTGCCGCCGATCGCCAAGCTGACGCCGGAGCAGGCGATGTATTACTTCCTGTCCGGATACACCGCCAAGGTCGCCGGCACCGAGCGCGGAGTGACCGAACCGCAGGCCACGTTCAGCGCGTGCTTCGGCGCGGTCTTCCTGGTGTGGCACCCCACCAAGTACGCCACGATGCTGGGTGAACTGCTGCGTGCGCATGGCGCGCAGGTCTGGCTGGTGAACACCGGATGGAGTGGCGGCGCCTATGGTGTTGGCAAGCGCATGAAGCTGTCGTACACGCGGGCAATGGTACGCGCCGCGCTGGATGGCTCGCTGCACTCGGCGGGGACGATGACCGACCCCGTGTTCGGACTGCAGTTGCCGACATCGATTGACGGCGTGCCCAGTGATGTCCTCGATCCGCGGCGCACCTGGAGTGATGGCGCGGCCTACGATGCCCAGGCGCACCAGCTGGCCGAGATGTTCCGCGAGAATATCAAGAAGTTCGGCGACGCCGTTCCCGCCAACATTCTGGCCGCTGGGCCGAAGGGATAG